CCTACCTGGCGGCCTACCTGGAGGCGGATCGCTTCGCCGAGGCGAAGGTTCGGCTGGTCGGGGCTTCTCGGGTCCGGCTCTTCCTCGATGGAGAGCAAGTCGCGCAGCGCTCCCGGTCCACCGGAGGCGACGACATCTGGCGCCCAGCGGGTGTTGGATGCCGCGGCGGAATTGTTCGCCAACGAGGACTACGCCAGCGTGTCCATCAGTGCGATCGCGGAGCAGGCCGGGGTCAGCAAGGCCAACATTTACCACCA
The window above is part of the Acidobacteriota bacterium genome. Proteins encoded here:
- a CDS encoding helix-turn-helix domain-containing protein → MESKSRSAPGPPEATTSGAQRVLDAAAELFANEDYASVSISAIAEQAGVSKANIYH